The following proteins are co-located in the Spea bombifrons isolate aSpeBom1 chromosome 3, aSpeBom1.2.pri, whole genome shotgun sequence genome:
- the LOC128483098 gene encoding transport and Golgi organization protein 1 homolog: MAAARHPIYLLLLLAHLPQGSRAQDRRFSELKRCADPECSMLMVRGKALKDFTGPDCRFVNFKKDESIYVYHKLDGRTTDLWAGTVGTTFGYFPKELLDVKQVYMNDEIELPADETDFVCFDGGTDNFDNYNVDELLNKPKASTAGPESSEEKAQPEDRPSEDRPSEEKEASLQSQAGETKSDQKDRDQAEREDESEKDGDLVKDKPEESSVGHSGKEESVEEASVDTLNVNSQSERTQEDKVALEPEVPETAKNDSISQGESTGSDEKSKTLEAYTLLEENMLQGLKTHIGSSDDAVVTDDEETRQNQT, encoded by the exons ATGGCTGCGGCCAGACACCCCATCTACCTGCTGCTCCTGTTGGCTCACCTCCCCCAGGGCAGCCGGGCGCAGGACCGGAGGTTCTCGGAGCTGAAGCGCTGCGCTGATCCCGAGTGCAGCA TGCTCATGGTCCGGGGGAAAGCGCTCAAAGACTTCACCGGCCCCGACTGTCGCTTTGTGAATTTTAAGAAGGACGAATCGATCTACGTGTATCACAAACTGGACGGGCGGACGACGGACCTCTGGGCCGGGACG GTTGGCACTACGTTTGGATACTTCCCAAAGGAACTACTCGATGTAAAACAAGTTTATATGAATGATGAAATAGAGCTGCCGGCAGAT gaaacagATTTTGTATGTTTCGATGGAGGAACAGATAATTTTGATAATTACAATGTTGATGAActtttaaataaaccaaaagcGAGCACAGCGGGGCCGGAGAGTTCAGAAGAGAAAGCGCAGCCGGAGGACCGGCCCTCGGAGGACCGGCCCTCGGAGGAAAAGGAGGCATCGCTACAGAGCCAAGCGGGAGAAACTAAAAGCGACCAGAAGGACCGAGATCAGGCTGAGCGAGAGGACGAATCGGAGAAAGATGGCGATCTTGTAAAGGATAAACCTGAAGAGAGCTCAGTGGGTCACTCGGGTAAAGAGGAAAGTGTCGAGGAAGCGTCCGTCGACACGCTTAATGTAAATAGTCAGTCTGAACGTACTCAGGAAGACAAAGTTGCACTAGAGCCTGAAGTGCCGGAAACTGCCAAAAAtgacagcatatctcagggagaATCTACGGGGTCAGATGAGAAAAGCAAAACCTTGGAAGCCTACACCCTTCTGGAGGAAAACATGCTGCAGGGCTTGAAGACGCACATTGGGTCATCGGATGATGCCGTGGTGACCGACGATGAGGAGACCAGACAA AACCAGACTTGA